One genomic window of Scatophagus argus isolate fScaArg1 chromosome 16, fScaArg1.pri, whole genome shotgun sequence includes the following:
- the tsen54 gene encoding tRNA-splicing endonuclease subunit Sen54 isoform X2, with the protein MADQNKTGADGTFFSEILSPSELFAARSRSHKIPVRGQKDFFPSDSDEQRRRLERSLDEHWSLVAEERVERLGNLVKAKWIPTEQIVELRSPAGKFWQTMGFSANGKQYLLPEEALYLMECGSLQVFHRDLPLSIQDAYENFLSSSTVSLQQYQVFGHLKRLGYVVHRYDPSSEPSSYARQLNLPQSHDRAGRQLKRKRSASPATASSQTEDPEVSTADRMEEDEEDKNHPESHLASSPAASSGDEGGGRTWWRTDVPGVGPDHRPASSCSGWRFGSIPFPDLGSRDSLSSCLLPPDPSLLPGSLAVGVCDVDTWKQRINLRKVKMSSKEQRREEDENRRRRDINRDREVRQCRNWAEYRELLARREGKRKGRPAHLWNREVTPLHDPRQAIPTEELLDKISVIKSTNLLEGASSIKGSDEWRICFNVYQPDTVADFKKSSPGKPYSRMCVCSFDGPVPDLRAVKLLAFQSGDVPVVFAAVDHGDVSFYTFRDFRLPTDVHP; encoded by the exons ATGGCGGACCAAAACAAGACAGGCGCAGACGGAACGTTTTTTAGTGAGATTTTAAG TCCGTCTGAGCTGTTTGCAGCCCGGTCCAGGAGTCACAAGATCCCAGTGAGAGGACAGAAGGATTTCTTCCCCAGCGACTCAGACGAGCAAAGACGGCGGCTTGAGCGAAGTCTGGACGAGCACTGGAGTCTGGTCGcagaggagagggtggagaggcT aggAAACCTGGTGAAGGCCAAATGGATTCCAACCGAGCAGATTGTGGAGCTTCGGTCTCCGGCT ggAAAGTTTTGGCAGACGATGGGCTTTTCTGCCAACGGCAAGCAGTATCTCCTCCCTGAAGAAGCTCTGTACCTGATGGAGTGT GGCAGCCTGCAGGTGTTTCACCGCGACCTGCCGCTGTCCATCCAGGACGCCTACGAGAACTTCCTGTCCTCGAGCACAGTGAGCCTTCAGCAGTATCAG GTGTTCGGGCATTTGAAGAGGCTTGGCTACGTGGTGCACAGATATGATCCCAG TTCAGAGCCTTCGTCCTACGCGAGGCAGCTGAACCTGCCTCAGTCACATGACCGAGCGGGCAGACAGCTGAAGAGGAAGCGAAGCGCCAGCCCCGCCACAGCATCCAG TCAAACAGAAGATCCGGAAGTGTCCACAGCTGACCGaatggaggaggatgaggaggataaAAACCATCCCGAGTCCCACCTGGCGTCGTCTCCAGCTGCGAGTTCAGGAGATGAGGGCGGCGGCAGGACCTGGTGGAGGACAGACGTTCCCGGGGTCGGACCGGATCACCGGCCCGCCTCCAGCTGTTCGGGCTGGCGCTTCGGCTCCATCCCTTTCCCTGACCTGGGCTCCAGGGACAGCCTGTCCAGCTGCCTGCTCCCTCCAGACCCCTCCCTGCTGCCGGGGTCTCTGGCTGTGGGAGTCTGTGACGTCGACACCTGGAAGCAGAGGATAAACCTGCGGAAGGTGAAGATGTCTTcaaaggagcagaggagggaggaggacgagAACAGGCGCCGGCGGGACATCAACAGGGACAGAGAG GTTCGGCAGTGCAGAAACTGGGCCGAGTATCGGGAGCTCCTGGCGAGGCGGGAGGGGAAACGTAAAGGCCGTCCAGCACACCTGTGGAACAGGGAAGTGACTCCTTTGCATGACCCGAGACAAGCGATCCCCACCG AGGAGCTGTTGGATAAAATCAGCGTGATTAAATCCACAAATCTGCTGGAGGGGGCATCCAG CATAAAAGGATCGGACGAGTGGAGGATTTGTTTCAATGTTTACCAGCCCGACACGGTGGCTGACTTCAAGAAGAGCAGCCCGGGGAAACCTTACTcccgcatgtgtgtgtgcag cTTCGACGGCCCCGTCCCAGACCTGCGAGCTGTCAAGCTGCTGGCCTTCCAGAGCGGAGACGTCCCGGTGGTCTTTGCTGCGGTGGACCACGGAGACGTCTCCTTCTACACCTTCAGAGACTTCCGGCTGCCCACCGACGTGCACCCCTGA
- the LOC124073675 gene encoding 5-hydroxytryptamine receptor 3A-like isoform X2, producing the protein MSALRVLVFLSLTAVCTSSQTSDCSYLSLLKHLSLTTTNEVLQIVRPVKNWTTSTLVQVDMLLYGILKVDEKSQTVTSHVWLYMSWRNEFLTWNSLEFCGIKTLTVPTSMLWIPDVSLQEDASDSGSIYKGPFAQVHQSGWVGATFRQRLTSTCQLTLKLFPFDQQKCNFTFGSMTADAKTITLRAFNNDSTLTTISEQFMITQGEWELRNMQVIMHNYTIGVSTQSKLVYMVTLVRRPMLYVINLIVPLFYLLVLDLASFFVSESRGEKLNFKVTILLSISVLLLILKDMLPSTEDRLPLIASYCVAIFALVGISVLEAMLVIFLTDLDSYCGKRAPRCDSVLLEIQEAGYDKEPAGAEETDQVTPEKPVPDGPAGRDLLKQILGEMKAARQEIIRQRKDRSEPGRYARVAEVVDHVFFVLYFITTVVFLTYMYMEWIHNYVIQYAD; encoded by the exons ATGTCAGCTCTGAGGGTTCTCGTCTTCCTGTCTTTGACCG cagtctgcACCAGCAGCCAGACCTCAGACTGCTCGTACCTGAGTCTTCTGAAACACCTGAGCCTGACGACAACCAATGAGGTTCTGCAGATCGTACGACCCGTGAAGAACTGGACCACCTCCACCCTCGTCCAGGTGGACATGCTGCTGTATGGTATTTTAAAAGTG GATGAGAAGTCCCAGACGGTCACGAGTCACGTCTGGCTTTACATG AGTTGGAGAAATGAATTTCTGACTTGGAATTCATTGGAGTTTTGTGGGATTAAAACGCTGACCGTTCCGACATCAATGCTGTGGATCCCGGATGTCAGCCTTCAGGAGGA CGCCTCTGATTCTGGCTCCATATATAAAGGTCCATTTGCCCAAGTCCATCAGAGCGGCTGGGTGGGGGCCACCTTCCGTCAGCGGCTGACCTCCACCTGCCAGCTGACACTCAAGCTGTTCCCCTTCGACCAACAAAAGTGTAACTTCACGTTTGGGTCCATGACTGCTGATG CAAAAACCATAACCCTCAGAGCATTCAATAACGACTCGACTCTGACCACAATCTCTGAGCAGTTCATGATTACACAAGGAGAATGGGAGCTCAGAAATATGCAAGTTATCATGCATAATTACACCATAGGTGTTTCAACTCAGAGCAAACTCGTGTACATG GTCACGCTCGTCAGGAGGCCAATGCTCTACGTGATAAACCTGATCGTGCCCCTGTTCTACTTGCTGGTCCTGGACTTGGCCTCCTTCTTCGTCAGTGAGAGCAGAGGTGAAAAGCTGAACTTCAAAGTCACCATTCTGCTCTCCATCTCCGTCCTACTGCTGATTCTGAAGGACATGTTGCCGTCCACAGAGGACAGGCTGCCACTGATCG CCAGCTACTGTGTTGCGATCTTTGCCCTCGTGGGCATCAGCGTCCTGGAGGCCATGCTGGTGATCTTCTTGACCGACCTGGATAGTTACTGTGGTAAGAGGGCTCCAAGATGTGACAGTGTCCTACTGGAGATCCAGGAAGCCGGCTATGACAAAG AGCCTGCCGGAGCGGAGGAGACAGACCAGGTGACTCCAGAGAAACCTGTTCCGGATGGACCCGCGGGCCGCGACCTGCTCAAACAAATCCTGGGGGAAATGAAGGCAGCTCGGCAGGAAATAATAAGGCAACGCAAAGACAGGAGCGAGCCGGGACGCTACGCAAGAGTGGCCGAAGTCGTAGACCATGTGTTCTTTGTCCTCTACTTTATAACCACTGTGGTTTTTCTCACCTACATGTATATGGAGTGGATTCACAACTATGTTATACAGTATGCTGATTAG
- the tsen54 gene encoding tRNA-splicing endonuclease subunit Sen54 isoform X1 yields the protein MADQNKTGADGTFFSEILSPSELFAARSRSHKIPVRGQKDFFPSDSDEQRRRLERSLDEHWSLVAEERVERLGNLVKAKWIPTEQIVELRSPAGKFWQTMGFSANGKQYLLPEEALYLMECGSLQVFHRDLPLSIQDAYENFLSSSTVSLQQYQVFGHLKRLGYVVHRYDPRSDGVRKDNRNSEPSSYARQLNLPQSHDRAGRQLKRKRSASPATASSQTEDPEVSTADRMEEDEEDKNHPESHLASSPAASSGDEGGGRTWWRTDVPGVGPDHRPASSCSGWRFGSIPFPDLGSRDSLSSCLLPPDPSLLPGSLAVGVCDVDTWKQRINLRKVKMSSKEQRREEDENRRRRDINRDREVRQCRNWAEYRELLARREGKRKGRPAHLWNREVTPLHDPRQAIPTEELLDKISVIKSTNLLEGASSIKGSDEWRICFNVYQPDTVADFKKSSPGKPYSRMCVCSFDGPVPDLRAVKLLAFQSGDVPVVFAAVDHGDVSFYTFRDFRLPTDVHP from the exons ATGGCGGACCAAAACAAGACAGGCGCAGACGGAACGTTTTTTAGTGAGATTTTAAG TCCGTCTGAGCTGTTTGCAGCCCGGTCCAGGAGTCACAAGATCCCAGTGAGAGGACAGAAGGATTTCTTCCCCAGCGACTCAGACGAGCAAAGACGGCGGCTTGAGCGAAGTCTGGACGAGCACTGGAGTCTGGTCGcagaggagagggtggagaggcT aggAAACCTGGTGAAGGCCAAATGGATTCCAACCGAGCAGATTGTGGAGCTTCGGTCTCCGGCT ggAAAGTTTTGGCAGACGATGGGCTTTTCTGCCAACGGCAAGCAGTATCTCCTCCCTGAAGAAGCTCTGTACCTGATGGAGTGT GGCAGCCTGCAGGTGTTTCACCGCGACCTGCCGCTGTCCATCCAGGACGCCTACGAGAACTTCCTGTCCTCGAGCACAGTGAGCCTTCAGCAGTATCAG GTGTTCGGGCATTTGAAGAGGCTTGGCTACGTGGTGCACAGATATGATCCCAGGTCAGACGGAGTCAGAAAAGATAACAGGAA TTCAGAGCCTTCGTCCTACGCGAGGCAGCTGAACCTGCCTCAGTCACATGACCGAGCGGGCAGACAGCTGAAGAGGAAGCGAAGCGCCAGCCCCGCCACAGCATCCAG TCAAACAGAAGATCCGGAAGTGTCCACAGCTGACCGaatggaggaggatgaggaggataaAAACCATCCCGAGTCCCACCTGGCGTCGTCTCCAGCTGCGAGTTCAGGAGATGAGGGCGGCGGCAGGACCTGGTGGAGGACAGACGTTCCCGGGGTCGGACCGGATCACCGGCCCGCCTCCAGCTGTTCGGGCTGGCGCTTCGGCTCCATCCCTTTCCCTGACCTGGGCTCCAGGGACAGCCTGTCCAGCTGCCTGCTCCCTCCAGACCCCTCCCTGCTGCCGGGGTCTCTGGCTGTGGGAGTCTGTGACGTCGACACCTGGAAGCAGAGGATAAACCTGCGGAAGGTGAAGATGTCTTcaaaggagcagaggagggaggaggacgagAACAGGCGCCGGCGGGACATCAACAGGGACAGAGAG GTTCGGCAGTGCAGAAACTGGGCCGAGTATCGGGAGCTCCTGGCGAGGCGGGAGGGGAAACGTAAAGGCCGTCCAGCACACCTGTGGAACAGGGAAGTGACTCCTTTGCATGACCCGAGACAAGCGATCCCCACCG AGGAGCTGTTGGATAAAATCAGCGTGATTAAATCCACAAATCTGCTGGAGGGGGCATCCAG CATAAAAGGATCGGACGAGTGGAGGATTTGTTTCAATGTTTACCAGCCCGACACGGTGGCTGACTTCAAGAAGAGCAGCCCGGGGAAACCTTACTcccgcatgtgtgtgtgcag cTTCGACGGCCCCGTCCCAGACCTGCGAGCTGTCAAGCTGCTGGCCTTCCAGAGCGGAGACGTCCCGGTGGTCTTTGCTGCGGTGGACCACGGAGACGTCTCCTTCTACACCTTCAGAGACTTCCGGCTGCCCACCGACGTGCACCCCTGA
- the LOC124073675 gene encoding 5-hydroxytryptamine receptor 3A-like isoform X1: MSALRVLVFLSLTAAVCTSSQTSDCSYLSLLKHLSLTTTNEVLQIVRPVKNWTTSTLVQVDMLLYGILKVDEKSQTVTSHVWLYMSWRNEFLTWNSLEFCGIKTLTVPTSMLWIPDVSLQEDASDSGSIYKGPFAQVHQSGWVGATFRQRLTSTCQLTLKLFPFDQQKCNFTFGSMTADAKTITLRAFNNDSTLTTISEQFMITQGEWELRNMQVIMHNYTIGVSTQSKLVYMVTLVRRPMLYVINLIVPLFYLLVLDLASFFVSESRGEKLNFKVTILLSISVLLLILKDMLPSTEDRLPLIASYCVAIFALVGISVLEAMLVIFLTDLDSYCGKRAPRCDSVLLEIQEAGYDKEPAGAEETDQVTPEKPVPDGPAGRDLLKQILGEMKAARQEIIRQRKDRSEPGRYARVAEVVDHVFFVLYFITTVVFLTYMYMEWIHNYVIQYAD; this comes from the exons ATGTCAGCTCTGAGGGTTCTCGTCTTCCTGTCTTTGACCG cagcagtctgcACCAGCAGCCAGACCTCAGACTGCTCGTACCTGAGTCTTCTGAAACACCTGAGCCTGACGACAACCAATGAGGTTCTGCAGATCGTACGACCCGTGAAGAACTGGACCACCTCCACCCTCGTCCAGGTGGACATGCTGCTGTATGGTATTTTAAAAGTG GATGAGAAGTCCCAGACGGTCACGAGTCACGTCTGGCTTTACATG AGTTGGAGAAATGAATTTCTGACTTGGAATTCATTGGAGTTTTGTGGGATTAAAACGCTGACCGTTCCGACATCAATGCTGTGGATCCCGGATGTCAGCCTTCAGGAGGA CGCCTCTGATTCTGGCTCCATATATAAAGGTCCATTTGCCCAAGTCCATCAGAGCGGCTGGGTGGGGGCCACCTTCCGTCAGCGGCTGACCTCCACCTGCCAGCTGACACTCAAGCTGTTCCCCTTCGACCAACAAAAGTGTAACTTCACGTTTGGGTCCATGACTGCTGATG CAAAAACCATAACCCTCAGAGCATTCAATAACGACTCGACTCTGACCACAATCTCTGAGCAGTTCATGATTACACAAGGAGAATGGGAGCTCAGAAATATGCAAGTTATCATGCATAATTACACCATAGGTGTTTCAACTCAGAGCAAACTCGTGTACATG GTCACGCTCGTCAGGAGGCCAATGCTCTACGTGATAAACCTGATCGTGCCCCTGTTCTACTTGCTGGTCCTGGACTTGGCCTCCTTCTTCGTCAGTGAGAGCAGAGGTGAAAAGCTGAACTTCAAAGTCACCATTCTGCTCTCCATCTCCGTCCTACTGCTGATTCTGAAGGACATGTTGCCGTCCACAGAGGACAGGCTGCCACTGATCG CCAGCTACTGTGTTGCGATCTTTGCCCTCGTGGGCATCAGCGTCCTGGAGGCCATGCTGGTGATCTTCTTGACCGACCTGGATAGTTACTGTGGTAAGAGGGCTCCAAGATGTGACAGTGTCCTACTGGAGATCCAGGAAGCCGGCTATGACAAAG AGCCTGCCGGAGCGGAGGAGACAGACCAGGTGACTCCAGAGAAACCTGTTCCGGATGGACCCGCGGGCCGCGACCTGCTCAAACAAATCCTGGGGGAAATGAAGGCAGCTCGGCAGGAAATAATAAGGCAACGCAAAGACAGGAGCGAGCCGGGACGCTACGCAAGAGTGGCCGAAGTCGTAGACCATGTGTTCTTTGTCCTCTACTTTATAACCACTGTGGTTTTTCTCACCTACATGTATATGGAGTGGATTCACAACTATGTTATACAGTATGCTGATTAG